CTCGAAAATATGGAACCAGTTGAATTTGGCGGTGAGATGATTGATTTTGTCGGTCTGTACGAATCAACGTGGAAAGAACTTCCTTGGAAATTTGAAGGGGGAACGCCCATTATTGCCGGTGCGATCGGTTTAGGTGCTGCGATCGATTTTCTTGAAGAAATTGGTTTAGATGAGATAGAAAAGCATGAACATAAATTAGCTGCTTATGCTTTAGAGAAAATGTCTGAAATTGAGGGTATGACAATCTTTGGACCAAAAGATCCAATGAAACGTGCAGGACTTGTCACATTTAATGTGGATGATGTTCACCCTCATGATTTAGCCACAGTGTTAGATGCAGCAGGAATTGCGGTTCGTGCTGGCCATCATTGTGCCCAACCATTAATGAAATGGTTAAACGTTTCAGCTACAGCTCGTGCAAGCTTTTATTTATATAACACAGAAGAAGATATTGATAAATTTGTGGCAGGGCTTGTAACAACAAAGGAGTATTTTAGCGATGTCTTTTAATAATCTCGATACATTGTATCGACAAGTGATTATGGATCATTACAAAAACCCTCGTAACAAAGGTGCGATTGAGGATGGAAGTATGAAAATTGACATGAACAATCCTACTTGTGGCGACCGCATTCACTTAACGATGAAAGTGGAAGATGGGATCGTCCAAGAGGCTAAGTTTGACGGCGAAGGATGTTCCATCTCAATGGCTTCTGCTTCGATGATGACGCAAGCAGTTAAGGGGAAAGATATTGAAACCGCCTTAAAGCTCTCAAATATCTTCTCTGACATGATGCTAGGAAAAGATTATGATGAGGATGTAGATTTAGGTGACATTGAAGCCCTGCAGGGAGTTGCCAAATTTCCAGCTCGAATCAAATGCGCGACACTTGCTTGGAAAGCGATGGAAAAGGGTGTCAACGAAGCGGAAGCTTAAGCATATACAATATGGAATGGAGGAATCAGCATGGCCAAAAAAATGCCAGAGATCGGAGATTATAAATACGGATTTAAGGATAAAGACGTATCAATCTTTCGTTCAAAACGAGGCTTAACACGAGAAATTGTTGAAGAAATTTCTCGCATGAAAGACGAGCCAAAGTGGATGCTAGACTTTCGTTTAAAGTCACTAGAGCATTTTTATAATATGTCGATGCCACAATGGGGCGGAGACTTAAATTCATTAGACTTCGATGAAATTACGTATTATGTCAAACCTTCTGAACAATCCGAGCGTTCGTGGGATGAAGTACCAGAAGAAATCAAGCAAACATTTGATAAATTAGGAATTCCAGAAGCGGAGCAAAAATACTTAGCGGGTGTTTCTGCTCAGTATGAATCGGAAGTAGTTTACCACAATATGCAGGAAGATTTAGAAGAAATGGGTATTGTGTTTAAAGATACGGATTCAGCTTTGAAAGAAAACGAAGAACTTTTCCGTGAACACTTTGCAAAAGTTATTCCACCAACGGACAATAAGTTTTCAGCGTTAAACTCGGCGGTATGGTCTGGTGGGTCGTTCATTTATGTGCCAAAAGGTATAAAAGTGGAAACCCCATTACAAGCCTATTTCCGAATTAACTCGGAGAATATGGGTCAATTCGAGCGGACGCTAATAATTGTCGACGAAGGAGCGCATGTTCATTATGTAGAAGGGTGTACAGCACCTGTTTACACGACGAACTCTCTTCACTCGGCTGTTGTTGAAATTATCATCAAAAAAGATGCGTATTGCCGATATACAACCATTCAAAACTGGGCGAACAACGTTTATAATCTTGTAACGAAGCGTGCGGTTTGTGAAGAAAATGCCACGATGGAATGGATTGACGGGAACATCGGATCTAAATTAACAATGAAGTATCCGGCCGTTATTTTAAAAGGTGAAGGTGCTCGTGGAATGACGTTATCCATTGCTCTTGCAGGAAAAGGTCAACATCAGGACGCTGGAGCGAAAATGATTCATTTAGCGCCAAATACCTCTTCAACGATCGTGTCAAAATCGATTTCAAAACAAGGCGGTAAAGTAACTTACCGTGGAATTGTTCACTTTGGTCGGAAGGCTGAAGGGGCACGTTCGAATATCGAATGTGATACGTTGATTATGGATAATGAGTCGACTTCGGATACGATTCCTTATAATGAAATTCTCAATGACAATATCTCGTTAGAACATGAAGCGAAAGTGTCTAAGGTATCAGAAGAGCAATTATTCTATCTGATGAGCCGTGGAATTTCAGAAGAAGAAGCGACCGAAATGATCGTCATGGGCTTTATTGAACCGTTTACAAAAGAATTACCAATGGAATATGCTGTTGAAATGAACCGTCTTATCAAGTTCGAGATGGAAGGTTCAATCGGATAATCCTATTTTCAGAAAAACACTTAGCTAGTAGCTAAGTGTTTTTTTTGACTAAAAAAAACGTCGATAAGTTAGAGAGAGGATATGAATTAAGGGTAGCCCCTAATCTTAGGTAGCTCCCGTTAATCTAGTTTCAAAATAGAAGGTTAAAACGTTGGTTGAGGAGAAAAGATGAGAATATGATAAACTAATAAAGACGTATAACGAGGTGGTATTATGATCTATATTGGTGTAACGGGATGGGGCGATCAGGATTCGCTATATCCCTCCTCTATAAAGCCAAATGAGAAACTAACCGAATATGCTGCCCATTTTCCAGTGGTCGAAGTAGATGCATCTTTTTATGCCATTCAGCCTCTGCGAAATGCAGAAAAATGGGTGAAACATACGCCGAAAGACTTTGGGTTTGTGGTCAAGGCCTATCAAGGAATGACAGGACATCAAAGAGGTGAGATTCCGTTCAAGTCTTCAGGGGAAATGTTTTCAGCCTTTATCGAGTCCTTACATCCGTATCAAGCAGCAAATAAGTTAGCGATGGTTCTGTTTCAATTTCCACCTTGGTTTGCTTGTACAAAACAGAATGTGGCGTATTTACGCTATTGTAAAGAAAGAATGGGGGATATTCCCTGCGCATTGGAGTTTCGTCATCAATCATGGTTCCAAAAGAAATACAGTGTAAGTACGATTGAGTATATGAAATCGTCCCATTGGATTCACTCAATCTGTGATGAGCCTCAAGCAGGGAGTGGATCTATTCCGATTGTCCTTGAAGCGACAAATCCAAAAGCTACTTTGGTTCGATTTCATGGACGGAATTTCCACGGCTGGAGGGCATCAGGACAAAAGAACTGGCGAGACGTCCGCTATTTGTATCGCTATAATAAAGCGGAGTTAGGCGTATGGAAAGAGTACATCGAATTTTTAAGCAAGGATTCTCAAGATATCTATATTCTATTTAATAATAATTCAGGTGGAGATGCAGCTGATAATGCAAAACACTTCGAAAAACTACTGAATATTGAATATGAAAACTTACATCCAAGACAATTAGGTTTATTTTAAGAAGTGGAGTGAATGAGATGGAATGGGTTTTGTTAGTGATGATTGGTTTAGCAGCAGGATCATTAGGAGCGTTAATAGGGCTAGGTGGAGGTATTATCATCGTACCAGCTCTCCTCTATTTTTCGAATTATACATCGTGGCTCGGACCAATTAGCCCCCAGGTGGCTGTAGGGACATCACTAGTCATTATGATTTTCACCGGTTTATCTTCCACCCTAGCGTATATGAAGCACAAAACGGTTGATTATCGGAGTGGTCTTCTCTTTTTTCTAGGGAGTGGACCGGGAGCAATTCTTGGGGCTTGGGTGAATCAATACTTAAACATGGAATCGTTTAACATTTATTTTGGTATTTTTATTATTTTTATATCGCTTGTGTTAATGTTCCGCGATAAATTAAAGCCCATCACATTTTCAAAAAAAGGGATAGAACGTCATTTTCAAGATGCAGCAGGAAATACATATAATTATAGCTTGCAGCCGATACTTGCTGTTGGAATTGCCTTTTTAGTCGGCTTTACTTCCGGGTTGTTTGGAATCGGTGGAGGTTCTTTAATGGTGCCTGCGATGATTTTGCTGTTTTTATTTCCACCACATGTAGCTGTTGCCACATCGATGTTTATGATTTTATTATCAGCACTAGTGAGTTCATTCACCCATGTTCTTCTAGGAAACGTCAATTGGTTGTATTCTTTAGCCTTAATTCCTGGTGCTTATGTTGGTGCCAAGCTGGGTGCGTTTTTAAATAAAAAATTAAAATCAGATTCTCTAGTTAGCGTGTTAAGAATCATTTTAATCGTGATTGGAGTAAGACTGATTTATCAAGGGTTCATGGGATAGTTAGTAAGGGGAGGATTTGATGATTGAAACCATACACATTTATCATACCAATGATCTTCATAGTCATTTAGAAAATTGGCCAAAAATCTCGCGCTTTTTAAAAGCCAAAAAAAGAGAGCATGAACTGGCTGGGGAAGAAGTAGTCCTGTTAGATTTAGGGGATTTCGTTGATAAATGGCATCCGTTAACGGAGGGATCAAAAGGAAAAGAAAATATTTCCTTATTGAATGAGGTTGGTTATAATGCGGTCACGATTGGCAACAATGAGGGGATTACATTTTCGTATGAAGATTTGAGCACATTGTACAGTAAAGCAAAATTTGACGTTCTTGTAGCAAATTTATACGAAAAAAACGGTGAAAGACCTGCGTGGGCAAAGCCAAATATCATTGTGGAAAGTAAACAGGGGTTTAAACTGGGTATTGCAGGGATTTCTGCTTATTACGAGCATTTTTATGATTTACTAGGATGGAGAATGACACCGCCACTAGATGAATTGGAAAAAGAAATTTATGATTTAAAAGAGGTCGACGGTTTCCTATTAATGTCTCACTTAGGCTTAGGGGATGATGAATGGATTGCAAGAGAGCACCCTATGGTTGATGTTATTTTAGGAGGTCATACTCATCACTTACTCGAAGAAGGAAAAATGGTCAATCAAACTCTTCTTGCGGCTGCGGGGAAGTATGGCTATTATATTGGTCACATCGAGCTCAAAATTGACTCTGTAAAAAAGGCCATTTTAAGAAAAACAGCCCAAGTGTATAAAACAGAGGAGCTTCCAGCGGAGCAACAAGATGACTACCAAATTGACGAGTGGGTTGAGCGAGGAAAACAGCTTCTTCAACAAGAGGTTGTAACGATAGAGCGCGATTTTACCACAGATTGGTTTAATCCATCCTCTTTACCTATGCTTCTATGTGAGGCCGTGCATGAATGGACGAAAGCAGACTGTACCTTAATTAATTCTGGGCTTGTGTTGGGAGACTTAAAAAAGGGTTCTGTCTCAGAATATGACCTTCATGCACTCCTGCCTCATCCAATTAATCCGTGTGCGATAACTTTATCAGGTGCCGAACTAAAAGAAGTCATCAAGCAAAGCTTTAATAAAGATTGGCCTACTCTTGAGTTGAAAGGACTAGGGTTTAGAGGGAAAGTAATGGGGAATTTTGTTTTTAAAGGACTAACGATTAATGAAAATCTTAACGAAATGTCTGTAAACGGGAAAAAGATCCAGTTACATGAAGAATATCGGTTAGGAACGACGGACATGTTTACTTTTGGTCACTTTTTCCCTGAGCTGAAACGAGCAAAAAAACAATATTATATGCCAGAATTTTTGCGAGATGTTTTGGCGTGGAAGCTAAAAAAACAGCACTGATAACGCTTCTTCATCATACATATATGGTGAAAGGAGCGTTAAAAGATGGTGAATTTATATCCTGTTGAGATAGAGGGACATACGTTTTTAGCGGTATCCGTTCAACTCCCTAAAACCAATTTGCTTGTTGTATCAAGTGACAAGGGATATATTATGTGTGGTGCATTAGATGTTACGTTATTAAATGAAAAATTAGCAGCACGCAAAGTATTAGCTGGAAGAGCAGTGGGGGTCAAAACAATTGATCAGCTACTCGATGCCCCACTAGAAT
The nucleotide sequence above comes from Bacillus sp. 2205SS5-2. Encoded proteins:
- the sufB gene encoding Fe-S cluster assembly protein SufB; translation: MAKKMPEIGDYKYGFKDKDVSIFRSKRGLTREIVEEISRMKDEPKWMLDFRLKSLEHFYNMSMPQWGGDLNSLDFDEITYYVKPSEQSERSWDEVPEEIKQTFDKLGIPEAEQKYLAGVSAQYESEVVYHNMQEDLEEMGIVFKDTDSALKENEELFREHFAKVIPPTDNKFSALNSAVWSGGSFIYVPKGIKVETPLQAYFRINSENMGQFERTLIIVDEGAHVHYVEGCTAPVYTTNSLHSAVVEIIIKKDAYCRYTTIQNWANNVYNLVTKRAVCEENATMEWIDGNIGSKLTMKYPAVILKGEGARGMTLSIALAGKGQHQDAGAKMIHLAPNTSSTIVSKSISKQGGKVTYRGIVHFGRKAEGARSNIECDTLIMDNESTSDTIPYNEILNDNISLEHEAKVSKVSEEQLFYLMSRGISEEEATEMIVMGFIEPFTKELPMEYAVEMNRLIKFEMEGSIG
- a CDS encoding YunC family protein — protein: MVNLYPVEIEGHTFLAVSVQLPKTNLLVVSSDKGYIMCGALDVTLLNEKLAARKVLAGRAVGVKTIDQLLDAPLESVTIEAESLGIVQGTIGREALLKMI
- the sufU gene encoding Fe-S cluster assembly sulfur transfer protein SufU, whose amino-acid sequence is MSFNNLDTLYRQVIMDHYKNPRNKGAIEDGSMKIDMNNPTCGDRIHLTMKVEDGIVQEAKFDGEGCSISMASASMMTQAVKGKDIETALKLSNIFSDMMLGKDYDEDVDLGDIEALQGVAKFPARIKCATLAWKAMEKGVNEAEA
- a CDS encoding sulfite exporter TauE/SafE family protein, translated to MEWVLLVMIGLAAGSLGALIGLGGGIIIVPALLYFSNYTSWLGPISPQVAVGTSLVIMIFTGLSSTLAYMKHKTVDYRSGLLFFLGSGPGAILGAWVNQYLNMESFNIYFGIFIIFISLVLMFRDKLKPITFSKKGIERHFQDAAGNTYNYSLQPILAVGIAFLVGFTSGLFGIGGGSLMVPAMILLFLFPPHVAVATSMFMILLSALVSSFTHVLLGNVNWLYSLALIPGAYVGAKLGAFLNKKLKSDSLVSVLRIILIVIGVRLIYQGFMG
- a CDS encoding DUF72 domain-containing protein, whose translation is MIYIGVTGWGDQDSLYPSSIKPNEKLTEYAAHFPVVEVDASFYAIQPLRNAEKWVKHTPKDFGFVVKAYQGMTGHQRGEIPFKSSGEMFSAFIESLHPYQAANKLAMVLFQFPPWFACTKQNVAYLRYCKERMGDIPCALEFRHQSWFQKKYSVSTIEYMKSSHWIHSICDEPQAGSGSIPIVLEATNPKATLVRFHGRNFHGWRASGQKNWRDVRYLYRYNKAELGVWKEYIEFLSKDSQDIYILFNNNSGGDAADNAKHFEKLLNIEYENLHPRQLGLF
- a CDS encoding bifunctional metallophosphatase/5'-nucleotidase — protein: MIETIHIYHTNDLHSHLENWPKISRFLKAKKREHELAGEEVVLLDLGDFVDKWHPLTEGSKGKENISLLNEVGYNAVTIGNNEGITFSYEDLSTLYSKAKFDVLVANLYEKNGERPAWAKPNIIVESKQGFKLGIAGISAYYEHFYDLLGWRMTPPLDELEKEIYDLKEVDGFLLMSHLGLGDDEWIAREHPMVDVILGGHTHHLLEEGKMVNQTLLAAAGKYGYYIGHIELKIDSVKKAILRKTAQVYKTEELPAEQQDDYQIDEWVERGKQLLQQEVVTIERDFTTDWFNPSSLPMLLCEAVHEWTKADCTLINSGLVLGDLKKGSVSEYDLHALLPHPINPCAITLSGAELKEVIKQSFNKDWPTLELKGLGFRGKVMGNFVFKGLTINENLNEMSVNGKKIQLHEEYRLGTTDMFTFGHFFPELKRAKKQYYMPEFLRDVLAWKLKKQH